TCAATGCCGAGGCAAGAGAAAAATGACTTCCCTTCATCGGTAAGCAGAGGCTCGCTGGCATCACCGATCAGACCAAGCTTGTAGGATGCCTCGAGCATTTCAACGCCGCGCTCGCCTGCCAGATGATCGTAGCAAATTCGCGCCTTACGCAGCGCATGATCTTTCGGTCCGGTACGAACACGTACTGCGCCGGTGCGTTGTGCAAGCCCCATAAGTCCTTCAAGAACCTGCGCAACATCTACGCCCGAAAGACGGAAATAGCGATGCCGTCCCTGCTTTTCAGCGACGAGCAGATTGGCAACATCCAACTTGGACAAATGGCCGCTTGCAGTTTGAATCGTTACACCTGCAGCGGAAGCAAGCTCACTCACCGTCAAAGCGCGACCGTCCATAAGCGCGGTCAACATGTTGGCGCGTGCCGGATCGCCCAGCAAAGCTGCAACGGAAGCTATAATCGGACCATCTTTCATACTTCGATGCTAACCGAAGCATGGACGCATTTCAATACGCTAAACAGTCTCCAACCAACACATCAAATGCAGGAGACCACGATGATTACATGCTTCATCCGCTATCAGATTGAACCGTTCAAAGCAGACGCTTTTGCGGAGTATGCGCGCAACTGGGGTCAGGCAAGTCCCCGCTGTGGCGCGAACCTGATTGGCTATTTCGGCCCACATGAAGGCTCAACCACCACAGCCTATGGGGTCTATTCCGTAGAAAATCTTGCCAACTATGAAGCATTTCGTGCTCGACTTGCAGCCGACCCGATTGGTCGAGAGAACTATGAATTCGCAAAACGCGAACAATTCATCCGCTCGGAAGAGCGTATTTTTCTCCAGCTACAGTCAGCCCCCCACGCGGAGTTTATCAAGCAATGATCGCTGTTATTTTTGAAGTCTGGCCTGCGGACGATGAGCGGCGCGAGCAATATCTCAATATAGCCGCAGGCCTGCGCGCCGATCTGTCTCAAATTGATGGCTTTATATCCATTGAGCGCTTTCAAAGCCTGGTTGAGCCTCAGAAACTCTTATCTCTGTCGTTCTGGCGTGACGAAGACGCTGTGAAGCGGTGGCGTAATTTGCCGACACACCGGATTGCTCAGACCAAGGGGCGCGCTGGCGTTTTTGAAAACTACCGCCTGCGCATTGCAGACATCTCGCGCGATTACGGTCTGAATGAACGCGAAGAAGCTCCAAACGATAGTCGGAATGCGCATGCTGCATAAAGAAAAGGCCGGCGAAACCCGGCCTTTTCGATTTCGATCTCGATTTGATCAAACGATCAACGCTTTCACTGCAGCGATTGCTTCGTTTGCTTTAGTACCATCTGGGCCACCGGCCTGCGCCATATCCGGACGTCCGCCACCGCCTGCACCGCCAAGGGCACCAGATGCAGCACGCACCAGATCAACCGCACTGAAACAACCAACCAGATCTTCAGTCACAGCAGCAACCGCACTGGCCTTGCCGTCTTCACCGACACCGATGAACAGAACAACACCGGAACCAACCTGCTTCTTGCCTTCGTCAGCAAGTGGCTTGAGATCGCGCGGCGAAACACCGGTCACGACCTTGCCGAGGAAGTTGACGCCATTGACGGCTTCCACAGCACTGCCGCCATCAGACGCACCACCGCTCAGCGCCAGTTGTCTGCGGGCTTCGGTAAGCTCGCGTTCCAGCTTCTTACGCTCATCAACCAAAGCGTTGACACGCTCAAGTGCGTCTGATGGCGTCGTCTTAAGAACGCCGGCGATTGCCTTGACGCGCTCGTCCTGTTCTTCGAGGTACAGGCGAGCTGCCTCACCCGTCAGCGCTTCCATACGGCGAACACCGGCAGCGACACCGCTGTCGGACAGAATACGCACGAGGCCAATATCACCCGTCTGGCGAACATGCGTGCCACCGCAAAGCTCAACAGAGTAAGCCTTGTCAGCCTTTTCGCCGTGCGTAGCCGTCCCCATTGAAACAACACGAACTTCGTCGCCATACTTTTCGCCGAACAGCGCCATTGCACCTTCAGCAATCGCATCATCAACCGCCATCAAACGCGTCGAAACCGGTGCGTTCTGCAGGATGATCTCATTGGCGAGATTCTCGACAGCCGTCAGCTCCTCAGCCGAAATCGGCTTCGGATGCGAGAAGTCGAAACGCAGACGATCAGGAGCCACAAGCGAGCCCTTCTGAGCAACATGCGAGCCGAGCGTTTCGCGCAGCGCTTCATGCAGAAGATGGGTTGCTGAATGGTTGGAGCGGATGCGTGTACGACGCACCGCGTCG
This sequence is a window from Ochrobactrum quorumnocens. Protein-coding genes within it:
- a CDS encoding NIPSNAP family protein, giving the protein MITCFIRYQIEPFKADAFAEYARNWGQASPRCGANLIGYFGPHEGSTTTAYGVYSVENLANYEAFRARLAADPIGRENYEFAKREQFIRSEERIFLQLQSAPHAEFIKQ
- a CDS encoding ArsR/SmtB family transcription factor produces the protein MKDGPIIASVAALLGDPARANMLTALMDGRALTVSELASAAGVTIQTASGHLSKLDVANLLVAEKQGRHRYFRLSGVDVAQVLEGLMGLAQRTGAVRVRTGPKDHALRKARICYDHLAGERGVEMLEASYKLGLIGDASEPLLTDEGKSFFSCLGIDVDMLQKGKRPLCRHCLDWSERRNHLGGALGAALLKNFIDKGWARREEGRVIAFSPNGVQAFAKTFQL
- a CDS encoding antibiotic biosynthesis monooxygenase family protein: MIAVIFEVWPADDERREQYLNIAAGLRADLSQIDGFISIERFQSLVEPQKLLSLSFWRDEDAVKRWRNLPTHRIAQTKGRAGVFENYRLRIADISRDYGLNEREEAPNDSRNAHAA